From the genome of Papaver somniferum cultivar HN1 chromosome 2, ASM357369v1, whole genome shotgun sequence, one region includes:
- the LOC113348381 gene encoding shaggy-related protein kinase kappa-like isoform X6 — MWGEWVHLELSSRETGEIVAIKKVRQDKRYKNRELQIMQMLDHPNIVALKHNFFSITGKEEPYLNIVLEFVPNTVYGVAKHYSRVNQRMPLIYVNLHTYQVEEKVDTVDEGQPKTVSSEVYLTAIV; from the exons ATGTGGGGGGAATGGGTTCATTTGGAGTTGTCTTCCAG AGAAACTGGAGAAATAGTTGCAATCAAGAAGGTTCGTCAAGACAAGCGTTATAAGAATCGGGAGCTGCAAATTATGCAAATGTTGGATCACCCAAACATCGTAGCTCTAAAGCATAATTTCTTTTCGATCACAGGCAAGGAAGAGCCATACCTAAATATAGTACTTGAGTTCGTACCAAACACTGTTTATGGTGTTGCAAAGCACTACAGTCGGGTGAACCAGCGCATGCCACTAATATACGTGAACCTCCATACTTATCAG GTAGAAGAGAAGGTTGACACAGTGGATGAAGGACAACCGAAGACGGTTTCGTCTGAGGTATATTTGACTGCAATAGT GTag
- the LOC113348381 gene encoding shaggy-related protein kinase kappa-like isoform X2 has protein sequence MWGEWVHLELSSRETGEIVAIKKVRQDKRYKNRELQIMQMLDHPNIVALKHNFFSITGKEEPYLNIVLEFVPNTVYGVAKHYSRVNQRMPLIYVNLHTYQVEEKVDTVDEGQPKTVSSEVRKLVACIICEIIRTQCIVLDFPFCQGSKLDANFILRRI, from the exons ATGTGGGGGGAATGGGTTCATTTGGAGTTGTCTTCCAG AGAAACTGGAGAAATAGTTGCAATCAAGAAGGTTCGTCAAGACAAGCGTTATAAGAATCGGGAGCTGCAAATTATGCAAATGTTGGATCACCCAAACATCGTAGCTCTAAAGCATAATTTCTTTTCGATCACAGGCAAGGAAGAGCCATACCTAAATATAGTACTTGAGTTCGTACCAAACACTGTTTATGGTGTTGCAAAGCACTACAGTCGGGTGAACCAGCGCATGCCACTAATATACGTGAACCTCCATACTTATCAG GTAGAAGAGAAGGTTGACACAGTGGATGAAGGACAACCGAAGACGGTTTCGTCTGAG GTAAGGAAGCTCGTTGCTTGTATTATTTGTGAGATAATAAGGACTCAATGTATTGTTCTGGATTTCCCGTTCTGCCAAGGATCCAAACTAGATGCTAATTTCATTTTGAGACGAATATAA
- the LOC113348381 gene encoding shaggy-related protein kinase kappa-like isoform X1 — MWGEWVHLELSSRETGEIVAIKKVRQDKRYKNRELQIMQMLDHPNIVALKHNFFSITGKEEPYLNIVLEFVPNTVYGVAKHYSRVNQRMPLIYVNLHTYQVEEKVDTVDEGQPKTVSSEVVLANKHLLENLLKKLLKAPGESDFGTRVLDTGYPRAPKVRC; from the exons ATGTGGGGGGAATGGGTTCATTTGGAGTTGTCTTCCAG AGAAACTGGAGAAATAGTTGCAATCAAGAAGGTTCGTCAAGACAAGCGTTATAAGAATCGGGAGCTGCAAATTATGCAAATGTTGGATCACCCAAACATCGTAGCTCTAAAGCATAATTTCTTTTCGATCACAGGCAAGGAAGAGCCATACCTAAATATAGTACTTGAGTTCGTACCAAACACTGTTTATGGTGTTGCAAAGCACTACAGTCGGGTGAACCAGCGCATGCCACTAATATACGTGAACCTCCATACTTATCAG GTAGAAGAGAAGGTTGACACAGTGGATGAAGGACAACCGAAGACGGTTTCGTCTGAG GTagttttggccaataaacatcttttggaaaatctgctcaaaaagttgttaaaggcacctggagaAAGTGATTTTGGCACCCGCGTTTTGGACACAGGCTACCCCAGGGCACCCAAAGTCAGATGCTAA
- the LOC113348381 gene encoding shaggy-related protein kinase kappa-like isoform X4, translating to MWGEWVHLELSSRETGEIVAIKKVRQDKRYKNRELQIMQMLDHPNIVALKHNFFSITGKEEPYLNIVLEFVPNTVYGVAKHYSRVNQRMPLIYVNLHTYQVEEKVDTVDEGQPKTVSSEVYLTAIVFPLFFSGKEARCLYYL from the exons ATGTGGGGGGAATGGGTTCATTTGGAGTTGTCTTCCAG AGAAACTGGAGAAATAGTTGCAATCAAGAAGGTTCGTCAAGACAAGCGTTATAAGAATCGGGAGCTGCAAATTATGCAAATGTTGGATCACCCAAACATCGTAGCTCTAAAGCATAATTTCTTTTCGATCACAGGCAAGGAAGAGCCATACCTAAATATAGTACTTGAGTTCGTACCAAACACTGTTTATGGTGTTGCAAAGCACTACAGTCGGGTGAACCAGCGCATGCCACTAATATACGTGAACCTCCATACTTATCAG GTAGAAGAGAAGGTTGACACAGTGGATGAAGGACAACCGAAGACGGTTTCGTCTGAGGTATATTTGACTGCAATAGT ATTTCCATTATTTTTTTCAGGTAAGGAAGCTCGTTGCTTGTATTATTTGTGA
- the LOC113348381 gene encoding shaggy-related protein kinase kappa-like isoform X8, whose protein sequence is MWGEWVHLELSSRETGEIVAIKKVRQDKRYKNRELQIMQMLDHPNIVALKHNFFSITGKEEPYLNIVLEFVPNTVYGVAKHYSRVNQRMPLIYVNLHTYQVEEKVDTVDEGQPKTVSSEISIIFFR, encoded by the exons ATGTGGGGGGAATGGGTTCATTTGGAGTTGTCTTCCAG AGAAACTGGAGAAATAGTTGCAATCAAGAAGGTTCGTCAAGACAAGCGTTATAAGAATCGGGAGCTGCAAATTATGCAAATGTTGGATCACCCAAACATCGTAGCTCTAAAGCATAATTTCTTTTCGATCACAGGCAAGGAAGAGCCATACCTAAATATAGTACTTGAGTTCGTACCAAACACTGTTTATGGTGTTGCAAAGCACTACAGTCGGGTGAACCAGCGCATGCCACTAATATACGTGAACCTCCATACTTATCAG GTAGAAGAGAAGGTTGACACAGTGGATGAAGGACAACCGAAGACGGTTTCGTCTGAG ATTTCCATTATTTTTTTCAG GTag
- the LOC113348381 gene encoding shaggy-related protein kinase kappa-like isoform X5, with protein MWGEWVHLELSSRETGEIVAIKKVRQDKRYKNRELQIMQMLDHPNIVALKHNFFSITGKEEPYLNIVLEFVPNTVYGVAKHYSRVNQRMPLIYVNLHTYQVEEKVDTVDEGQPKTVSSEVYLTAIVFPLFFSGSFGQ; from the exons ATGTGGGGGGAATGGGTTCATTTGGAGTTGTCTTCCAG AGAAACTGGAGAAATAGTTGCAATCAAGAAGGTTCGTCAAGACAAGCGTTATAAGAATCGGGAGCTGCAAATTATGCAAATGTTGGATCACCCAAACATCGTAGCTCTAAAGCATAATTTCTTTTCGATCACAGGCAAGGAAGAGCCATACCTAAATATAGTACTTGAGTTCGTACCAAACACTGTTTATGGTGTTGCAAAGCACTACAGTCGGGTGAACCAGCGCATGCCACTAATATACGTGAACCTCCATACTTATCAG GTAGAAGAGAAGGTTGACACAGTGGATGAAGGACAACCGAAGACGGTTTCGTCTGAGGTATATTTGACTGCAATAGT ATTTCCATTATTTTTTTCAG GTagttttggccaataa
- the LOC113348381 gene encoding shaggy-related protein kinase kappa-like isoform X7 yields MWGEWVHLELSSRETGEIVAIKKVRQDKRYKNRELQIMQMLDHPNIVALKHNFFSITGKEEPYLNIVLEFVPNTVYGVAKHYSRVNQRMPLIYVNLHTYQVEEKVDTVDEGQPKTVSSEVYLTAIV; encoded by the exons ATGTGGGGGGAATGGGTTCATTTGGAGTTGTCTTCCAG AGAAACTGGAGAAATAGTTGCAATCAAGAAGGTTCGTCAAGACAAGCGTTATAAGAATCGGGAGCTGCAAATTATGCAAATGTTGGATCACCCAAACATCGTAGCTCTAAAGCATAATTTCTTTTCGATCACAGGCAAGGAAGAGCCATACCTAAATATAGTACTTGAGTTCGTACCAAACACTGTTTATGGTGTTGCAAAGCACTACAGTCGGGTGAACCAGCGCATGCCACTAATATACGTGAACCTCCATACTTATCAG GTAGAAGAGAAGGTTGACACAGTGGATGAAGGACAACCGAAGACGGTTTCGTCTGAGGTATATTTGACTGCAATAGT GTAA
- the LOC113348381 gene encoding uncharacterized protein LOC113348381 isoform X9 has product MDIYHTATREQSYSESSNIERVTVTCIWSEGFFYWNSKMTHQTNKLQSKKLVEEKVDTVDEGQPKTVSSEVVLANKHLLENLLKKLLKAPGESDFGTRVLDTGYPRAPKVRC; this is encoded by the exons ATGGATATCTACCATACCGCCACTCGAGAGCAGTCTTATTCTGAAAGCTCTAACATAGAAAGGGTAACAGTAACATGTATATGGAGCGAGGGGTTTTTCTATTGGAACAGTAAAATGACACACCAAACCAACAAGCTGCAATCTAAGAAATTG GTAGAAGAGAAGGTTGACACAGTGGATGAAGGACAACCGAAGACGGTTTCGTCTGAG GTagttttggccaataaacatcttttggaaaatctgctcaaaaagttgttaaaggcacctggagaAAGTGATTTTGGCACCCGCGTTTTGGACACAGGCTACCCCAGGGCACCCAAAGTCAGATGCTAA
- the LOC113348381 gene encoding shaggy-related protein kinase kappa-like isoform X3 → MWGEWVHLELSSRETGEIVAIKKVRQDKRYKNRELQIMQMLDHPNIVALKHNFFSITGKEEPYLNIVLEFVPNTVYGVAKHYSRVNQRMPLIYVNLHTYQVEEKVDTVDEGQPKTVSSEAPVISFQLILDSCHLAMNHNCQCFVQISIIFFR, encoded by the exons ATGTGGGGGGAATGGGTTCATTTGGAGTTGTCTTCCAG AGAAACTGGAGAAATAGTTGCAATCAAGAAGGTTCGTCAAGACAAGCGTTATAAGAATCGGGAGCTGCAAATTATGCAAATGTTGGATCACCCAAACATCGTAGCTCTAAAGCATAATTTCTTTTCGATCACAGGCAAGGAAGAGCCATACCTAAATATAGTACTTGAGTTCGTACCAAACACTGTTTATGGTGTTGCAAAGCACTACAGTCGGGTGAACCAGCGCATGCCACTAATATACGTGAACCTCCATACTTATCAG GTAGAAGAGAAGGTTGACACAGTGGATGAAGGACAACCGAAGACGGTTTCGTCTGAG GCGCCCGTTATTTCTTTTCAGTTGATTCTTGACAGTTGCCATTTGGCCATGAATCATAATTGCCAATGTTTCGTACAGATTTCCATTATTTTTTTCAG GTag